Proteins encoded in a region of the Haloglomus salinum genome:
- a CDS encoding CGCGG family putative rSAM-modified RiPP protein: MSADRAHDLDAVDPDDAVVVDPADPALAEDHDGSWSVNLEQPVHADDRGRLVRAALLAVERTAPGYHVNLVTHGDHGHPEGYLDAELDARDLDHEFVERCGCGGFVTRVHVRE, translated from the coding sequence ATGAGCGCCGACCGCGCGCACGACCTCGACGCGGTCGACCCGGACGACGCCGTGGTCGTCGACCCCGCGGACCCCGCGCTCGCCGAGGACCACGACGGCTCCTGGTCGGTCAATCTGGAGCAGCCGGTCCACGCCGACGACCGTGGCCGCCTCGTCCGTGCGGCGCTGCTGGCGGTCGAACGGACCGCCCCCGGCTACCACGTCAACCTCGTCACGCACGGTGACCACGGGCATCCCGAGGGCTACCTCGACGCGGAGCTGGACGCCCGTGACCTCGACCACGAGTTCGTCGAGCGCTGTGGCTGTGGCGGCTTCGTCACCCGGGTCCACGTCCGGGAGTGA
- a CDS encoding dCTP deaminase, whose protein sequence is MSLADHLTGIVHEPTQTGGAGVDLTVDAVHAVTGPGAIDFGGGELEAAETTALDTVKNDPDDDYGWWTLSPGTYLVEYNESLDTDDPLVLQPRDALVEQGASHPTLHVTDLPRVPVSVPEAGLHLKENARVSTLVAPDA, encoded by the coding sequence ATGTCACTCGCGGACCACCTCACCGGTATCGTCCACGAACCGACCCAGACCGGGGGCGCGGGGGTCGACCTGACCGTCGACGCCGTCCACGCGGTCACCGGTCCCGGCGCCATCGATTTCGGTGGCGGCGAACTCGAGGCCGCCGAGACGACGGCGCTGGACACGGTGAAGAACGATCCAGACGACGACTACGGCTGGTGGACGCTCTCCCCCGGGACGTATCTGGTCGAGTACAACGAGTCGCTGGACACGGACGACCCGCTCGTCCTGCAGCCCCGGGACGCGCTCGTCGAGCAGGGGGCCAGCCACCCCACGCTGCACGTCACGGACCTGCCGCGCGTGCCGGTGTCGGTGCCAGAGGCGGGCCTGCACCTGAAGGAGAACGCGCGGGTGTCGACGCTGGTCGCGCCGGACGCGTAG
- a CDS encoding helix-turn-helix domain-containing protein, with translation MPHAELTVTLPPAIWIGAVSREFPDATFRVLSAVPRDEDGFGLVDVRTDDPDGVLAWLRDAPAVMAVEPIRQEADGVVIQFETSQPLLLASVQASGVPLSLPVDISDGRASLELTASRDRIAALGEAFDDLGVTYSLDRLYESVEAAAPLTEKQRETLLAALEHGYYDTPRTATLSELADELEMANSTLSELLHRAEESVIKAFVADRLDTDLDVEPPGP, from the coding sequence ATGCCCCACGCCGAGTTGACGGTCACACTGCCGCCGGCGATCTGGATCGGCGCGGTCTCCCGGGAGTTCCCGGACGCGACGTTCCGGGTACTGTCCGCGGTCCCCCGCGACGAGGACGGGTTCGGGCTGGTCGATGTCCGGACCGACGACCCCGACGGCGTCCTCGCGTGGCTGCGGGACGCGCCGGCGGTGATGGCCGTCGAACCCATCCGGCAGGAGGCCGACGGTGTCGTCATCCAGTTCGAGACCTCGCAGCCGCTGTTGCTCGCGTCGGTACAGGCGTCCGGGGTGCCGCTCTCGCTCCCGGTCGATATCAGCGACGGTCGGGCCAGCCTGGAGCTGACGGCCTCGCGCGACCGCATCGCCGCGCTCGGCGAGGCGTTCGACGACCTCGGTGTCACCTACTCGCTGGACCGGCTGTACGAGTCCGTCGAGGCCGCCGCCCCCCTGACCGAGAAGCAGCGCGAGACCCTCCTCGCCGCGCTGGAGCATGGCTACTACGACACGCCGCGGACGGCCACCCTCTCCGAGCTGGCCGACGAGCTGGAGATGGCGAACTCGACGCTGAGCGAGCTCCTCCACCGCGCCGAGGAGTCGGTCATCAAGGCGTTCGTCGCCGACCGGCTCGACACGGACCTCGACGTGGAGCCGCCCGGCCCGTAG
- a CDS encoding CPBP family intramembrane glutamic endopeptidase, producing the protein MPAASATPSPAPDQRSVWWYAGGAVALTVFGVLMSTILSLPAVLLGAVTPGTFVLSVVLGEAGFVAAAAFFVLITDRGMAYFDRGLPSAWGMVAAVTLGAFAFRTVVVAGAVALGLDPSPPSLVDTPIPVETLLAVMIPASLLVVGPAEELLFRGTIQKYLRERFSATGAILGAGVLFALVHVPTLVVASGPSAALSLGVILLVGLSFGWLYERTGSVVAAMAAHGGYNALIFGSGLLLTRLV; encoded by the coding sequence ATGCCCGCCGCATCGGCGACCCCCTCGCCAGCGCCCGACCAGCGCTCCGTCTGGTGGTACGCTGGTGGCGCCGTGGCTCTCACCGTCTTCGGCGTCCTGATGTCGACCATCCTCTCGCTCCCGGCCGTCCTCCTCGGGGCGGTGACCCCGGGAACGTTCGTCCTCTCGGTCGTGCTGGGGGAGGCGGGCTTCGTGGCCGCGGCCGCCTTCTTCGTCCTCATCACGGACCGCGGGATGGCGTACTTCGACCGTGGGCTGCCGAGCGCGTGGGGGATGGTAGCTGCCGTCACCCTCGGCGCGTTCGCGTTCCGGACCGTCGTGGTGGCCGGCGCGGTGGCGCTCGGCCTCGACCCCTCGCCCCCGTCGCTGGTCGACACGCCCATCCCGGTCGAGACGCTGCTGGCGGTGATGATTCCGGCGTCGCTCCTCGTCGTCGGTCCTGCCGAGGAGTTGCTGTTCCGCGGGACCATCCAGAAGTACCTCCGCGAGCGGTTCTCGGCGACCGGCGCCATCCTCGGTGCCGGCGTCCTGTTCGCGCTGGTCCACGTTCCGACGCTCGTGGTGGCCTCGGGACCGAGCGCGGCGCTCTCGCTCGGCGTCATCCTCCTCGTCGGCCTCTCCTTTGGCTGGCTCTACGAGCGGACCGGCTCGGTGGTCGCGGCGATGGCCGCCCACGGCGGCTACAACGCCCTCATCTTCGGAAGCGGCCTGCTGTTGACGCGGCTGGTGTGA
- a CDS encoding GNAT family N-acetyltransferase — MIEGRRAPSSGGRWGPSVREAFEDEYGREIRFRPYEPSDRDALVGMYESFDPAQRAQGIPPVRTDGIESWLDSVLDGPSVLAWHGDRVVGHVVFVPDGDGGHELAIFVHQAHQEAGIGSRLLDAGLDHAREQGVANVWLLVTWGNTRARGLYEKSGFTVDDPTGSDLRMSKRL; from the coding sequence ATGATCGAAGGGCGCCGTGCCCCGTCGTCGGGCGGTCGATGGGGTCCGTCGGTTCGCGAGGCGTTCGAGGACGAGTACGGCCGGGAGATACGGTTCCGACCGTACGAGCCGAGTGACCGCGACGCGCTCGTCGGGATGTACGAGTCGTTCGACCCGGCCCAGCGCGCCCAGGGGATTCCCCCGGTCCGGACGGACGGCATCGAGTCGTGGCTCGACAGCGTGCTGGACGGCCCCTCCGTCCTGGCCTGGCACGGGGACCGGGTTGTCGGACACGTCGTGTTCGTCCCCGACGGGGACGGTGGCCACGAACTCGCGATATTCGTCCACCAGGCACATCAGGAGGCCGGCATCGGTTCGCGGCTCCTCGATGCGGGCCTCGACCACGCACGCGAGCAGGGCGTCGCGAACGTCTGGTTGCTGGTCACCTGGGGGAACACGCGAGCGCGCGGCCTCTACGAGAAGTCGGGGTTCACCGTCGACGACCCGACCGGCAGCGACCTCCGGATGTCGAAGCGGCTCTGA
- a CDS encoding DUF2249 domain-containing protein, giving the protein MSRARRLPEFEHAPTDRPRERLDHVEAGPPTPLKETLERLVELPDETVLVQFNDRAPQHLYPKLDDRGYEFETVTADDVAVTAIWK; this is encoded by the coding sequence ATGTCACGCGCCAGGCGACTACCGGAGTTCGAGCACGCGCCGACCGACCGCCCCCGCGAGCGGCTCGACCACGTCGAGGCGGGCCCGCCGACGCCCCTGAAGGAGACGCTGGAGCGGCTCGTCGAGCTCCCGGACGAGACGGTCCTCGTACAGTTCAACGACCGCGCACCACAGCACCTCTATCCGAAGCTGGACGACCGCGGCTACGAGTTCGAGACCGTCACGGCCGACGACGTGGCGGTGACGGCCATCTGGAAGTGA
- a CDS encoding RNA ligase, with protein MDEAWFDRLDSTADEPAELFEHFREREFEGLTYHALSAARHGVERGTVVLGDGTVVRGYPSVARVLALDAGLRSVFDPDETVHVEEKLDGFNVRIVRVDTADEASGDAEDADGTTVLAFTRGGHVCPYTTVLARERLETAAFFDDHPGRMLCAELVGPETPYTTHDYDGIETNAFRVFGVRERAAGVPLPVAERRDLCDRYGFAQPRLFGSAEPAAAIEVVREAIADLDAAGREGVVLKADDGHSMVKYTTEAQHHDELAYAFSLPFDLGQDFVFSRIVREAFQAAEFDEDDERLRERAHDLGESILLPFVETIHDVATDEPVGERHTVRGDPDTVEALLYHLGQQGLSVEIIDDRWEDGERVVEFVKAAAATRDRVEYYLEGGTYDE; from the coding sequence ATGGACGAAGCGTGGTTCGACCGGCTGGACTCGACCGCCGACGAGCCCGCGGAGCTGTTCGAGCACTTCCGCGAGCGCGAGTTCGAGGGACTCACGTACCACGCGCTGTCGGCCGCCCGGCACGGCGTCGAGCGCGGGACCGTCGTGCTCGGGGACGGCACCGTCGTCCGGGGCTATCCGAGCGTCGCGCGGGTCCTCGCGCTCGACGCCGGCCTCCGGTCCGTGTTCGACCCCGACGAGACCGTCCACGTCGAGGAGAAGCTCGACGGGTTCAACGTCCGCATCGTCCGCGTGGACACGGCTGACGAGGCGAGTGGTGACGCCGAGGATGCCGACGGGACGACGGTCCTCGCGTTCACGCGTGGCGGGCACGTCTGTCCGTACACGACCGTGCTGGCCCGCGAGCGGCTGGAGACGGCGGCCTTCTTCGACGACCATCCCGGGCGGATGCTGTGTGCCGAACTCGTCGGGCCCGAGACGCCGTACACGACCCACGACTACGACGGCATCGAGACGAACGCGTTCCGCGTCTTCGGCGTCCGCGAGCGTGCCGCCGGCGTGCCGCTGCCCGTCGCCGAGCGCCGCGACCTCTGTGACCGGTACGGCTTCGCCCAGCCGCGGCTGTTCGGCAGCGCGGAGCCGGCGGCCGCCATCGAGGTGGTCCGCGAGGCCATCGCCGACCTCGACGCGGCCGGCCGCGAGGGCGTCGTGCTGAAGGCCGACGACGGCCACTCGATGGTGAAGTACACGACCGAGGCCCAGCACCACGACGAACTGGCGTACGCCTTCTCGCTCCCGTTCGATCTGGGGCAGGACTTCGTCTTCTCGCGCATCGTCCGCGAGGCGTTCCAGGCCGCCGAGTTCGACGAGGACGACGAGCGGCTCCGCGAGCGCGCCCACGACCTCGGGGAGTCCATCCTCCTCCCGTTCGTCGAGACCATCCACGACGTTGCGACCGACGAACCGGTCGGCGAGCGCCACACCGTTCGCGGCGACCCGGATACCGTCGAGGCGTTGCTGTACCACCTCGGCCAGCAAGGGCTCTCGGTGGAGATAATCGACGACCGCTGGGAGGACGGCGAGCGGGTCGTCGAGTTCGTCAAGGCCGCCGCGGCGACCCGCGACCGCGTCGAGTACTACCTGGAGGGCGGGACGTACGACGAGTAA
- a CDS encoding RNA ligase partner protein has protein sequence MPGDLPRQQFVLDTSLFITEEIREDEESLEDAVLRLLDLVATARLELNISCYMPPSIHDELTTMLRDREVSEEVFERLDTWVVRKSPDRYGVTIPADIVYEFIDEMSGRVDRGLRVSEEALREVEQLDPDALTAEGNDYVTEADRILSKMRDKYRRALRQGVLDSREDFDLLILARELDAGVVTEDRGVISWANEFGLRYVRGGRFPTLLEEYLRATGGDSQAE, from the coding sequence ATGCCCGGCGACCTCCCGCGCCAGCAGTTCGTCCTCGACACGTCGCTGTTCATCACGGAGGAGATCCGCGAGGACGAGGAGTCGCTGGAGGACGCGGTGCTCCGGCTGCTGGACCTGGTGGCGACCGCACGGCTCGAGCTGAACATCTCCTGTTACATGCCGCCCTCCATCCACGACGAGCTGACGACGATGCTCCGTGACCGCGAGGTGAGCGAGGAGGTGTTCGAGCGGCTCGACACCTGGGTCGTCCGCAAGAGTCCGGACCGCTATGGGGTCACCATCCCGGCGGACATCGTCTACGAGTTCATCGACGAGATGTCCGGCCGCGTCGACCGCGGGCTGCGTGTGAGCGAGGAGGCGCTCCGTGAGGTCGAACAGCTCGACCCCGACGCGCTGACCGCCGAAGGGAACGACTACGTGACCGAGGCCGACCGCATCCTCTCGAAGATGCGCGACAAGTACCGGCGGGCGCTCCGCCAGGGCGTGCTCGACTCCCGCGAGGACTTCGACCTCCTCATCCTCGCGCGCGAACTCGACGCCGGTGTCGTGACCGAGGACCGCGGCGTCATCAGCTGGGCAAACGAGTTCGGCCTCCGGTACGTCCGCGGTGGGCGCTTCCCGACGCTGCTGGAGGAGTACCTCCGGGCGACGGGTGGCGACAGCCAGGCCGAGTGA
- a CDS encoding Htur_1727 family rSAM-partnered candidate RiPP produces the protein MTDEGDAPDERTRSDTGPGWTTVDTPRSDGEPEWELFLRESPTEPLRHAGSVTAPDPEAAHERATGLFPEATTVWCCPATEVSRVTTRDLGAGYRTEAGGEPS, from the coding sequence ATGACGGACGAAGGTGACGCGCCGGACGAGCGGACTCGCTCTGACACCGGACCGGGGTGGACCACCGTCGACACCCCGCGGTCGGACGGCGAGCCGGAGTGGGAGCTGTTCCTGCGCGAGTCGCCGACCGAACCGCTCCGTCACGCCGGGAGCGTGACGGCGCCCGACCCCGAGGCCGCCCACGAACGGGCGACCGGGCTGTTCCCCGAGGCAACGACGGTGTGGTGTTGCCCGGCGACCGAGGTGTCCCGGGTCACGACGCGCGACCTCGGTGCGGGGTACCGGACCGAGGCTGGGGGTGAGCCGTCGTGA
- a CDS encoding TIGR04347 family pseudo-SAM/SPASM protein gives MISISKLLYDLDAAGDGLRYGADSDAEQIRERRQEHPVVVWNTTKQCNLSCAHCYAGADCGSAPGELTTAEGKAMLDELAAYGVPVVLFSGGEPLVRDDLPELVAHASEAGLRPVLSTNGTLLTRERARELRDAGLAYAGVSVDGGRETNDAFRGEAGAFDAAVRGIEACLDAGLKTGLRYTVTEQTVDDIADVVDLLTDVGVDRFCFYHLAYGGRGVPEADLTPERRREAITELVELTREYHSGAGIETLLVGNYCDAAYLVEYAREAFGEERARRVRRYLERNGGDPAGERVADIDYLGNVHATQFWQSYSLGNVRDRPFGAIWDDESNPLLGRLRDRPASLGEQCRSCAYADICRGASRLRALTVTDDIAATDPQCYLTPAERGAGTPAGDGGAAD, from the coding sequence GTGATATCCATCAGCAAACTCCTCTACGACCTCGACGCGGCGGGCGACGGCCTCCGGTACGGGGCCGACTCCGACGCCGAGCAGATCCGCGAGCGCCGGCAGGAGCACCCGGTCGTCGTCTGGAACACGACGAAGCAGTGCAACCTCTCGTGTGCGCACTGCTACGCCGGCGCCGACTGCGGCTCGGCGCCCGGCGAACTCACCACGGCGGAGGGGAAAGCGATGCTCGACGAACTCGCCGCCTACGGGGTCCCGGTCGTCCTGTTCTCCGGCGGCGAGCCGCTGGTCCGGGACGACCTCCCGGAACTCGTCGCGCACGCGAGCGAGGCGGGGCTACGGCCCGTCCTCTCGACCAACGGGACGCTCCTGACCCGCGAGCGGGCCCGCGAGCTGCGGGACGCCGGCCTCGCGTACGCCGGCGTCTCCGTCGACGGCGGGCGCGAGACGAACGACGCCTTCCGGGGGGAGGCGGGCGCCTTCGACGCCGCGGTCCGGGGCATCGAGGCCTGTCTCGATGCCGGCCTGAAGACGGGCCTGCGCTACACCGTCACCGAGCAGACCGTCGACGACATCGCCGACGTGGTCGACCTGCTGACCGACGTGGGCGTCGACCGCTTCTGCTTCTACCACCTCGCCTACGGCGGCCGTGGGGTTCCCGAGGCGGACCTCACTCCCGAGCGCCGGCGCGAGGCCATCACGGAGCTGGTCGAGTTGACCCGCGAGTACCACTCTGGCGCCGGCATCGAGACGCTGCTGGTGGGCAACTACTGCGACGCCGCGTACCTCGTCGAGTACGCGCGCGAGGCGTTCGGCGAGGAGCGCGCCCGCCGGGTGCGGCGCTACCTCGAGCGCAACGGCGGCGACCCGGCCGGCGAGCGCGTCGCGGACATCGACTACCTGGGGAACGTCCACGCGACGCAGTTCTGGCAGTCCTACAGCCTCGGCAACGTCCGTGACCGTCCGTTCGGCGCCATCTGGGACGACGAGTCGAATCCCCTGCTGGGCCGTCTGCGCGACCGCCCCGCCAGCCTCGGCGAGCAGTGCCGGTCGTGTGCGTACGCCGACATCTGCCGCGGGGCCTCACGGCTGCGTGCGCTGACCGTGACCGACGACATCGCGGCGACGGACCCGCAGTGCTACCTCACGCCGGCCGAGCGCGGCGCCGGTACCCCGGCGGGCGACGGCGGGGCGGCCGATTGA
- a CDS encoding TIGR04053 family radical SAM/SPASM domain-containing protein, with product MRPSELDTDRRPFVLVWEVTQACDLSCDHCRADAQPARDPRELSTGEGKALLDDAARFGDDQLVVLSGGDPMKRPDLPELVRYGTDAGCRMTLTPSGTDGLDRETLAALHGRGLQRLALSLDGGDATSHDAFRGEVGSFETTVRAAEHARELGLPLQVNTTVFADTVEQLPAIRDRVRELGAVLWSVFFLVPVGRGATLDSISPERAERVMDWLHDVNDEAPFAVKTTEAPSYRRIGLERLRDSARPNGGEVPDIPGSGMDRRLGIVAGDGFAFVSHVGEVYPSGFLPEAAGNVREGSVVDIYRDSELFRRLRDRDALSGKCGACEFRGVCGGSRSRAYAHTGDPLASDPLCAYVPEEYDGPLPGPEHESADFASGD from the coding sequence ATGCGACCGTCCGAACTCGACACCGACCGGCGGCCGTTCGTCCTCGTCTGGGAGGTGACACAGGCGTGTGACCTCTCGTGTGACCACTGCCGCGCGGACGCCCAGCCCGCCCGCGACCCCCGGGAGCTGTCGACCGGCGAGGGGAAGGCGCTACTCGACGACGCGGCTCGCTTCGGCGACGACCAGCTCGTCGTCCTGTCGGGCGGCGACCCGATGAAGCGGCCGGACCTGCCCGAACTCGTCCGGTACGGCACGGACGCCGGCTGCCGGATGACGCTCACGCCATCGGGCACCGACGGGCTCGACCGCGAGACCCTGGCTGCGCTCCACGGGCGAGGGCTCCAGCGGCTCGCGCTCAGCCTCGACGGCGGCGACGCCACGAGCCACGACGCCTTCCGCGGTGAGGTGGGGAGCTTCGAGACGACCGTCCGTGCAGCCGAGCACGCCCGCGAACTCGGGCTCCCGCTGCAGGTCAACACGACGGTCTTTGCCGACACCGTCGAGCAGTTGCCGGCCATCCGCGACCGCGTGCGCGAGCTAGGTGCGGTGCTCTGGTCGGTGTTCTTCCTCGTCCCGGTCGGCCGGGGGGCGACCCTGGATTCCATCTCGCCCGAGCGTGCCGAGCGCGTCATGGACTGGCTCCACGACGTGAACGACGAGGCGCCGTTCGCCGTGAAGACGACGGAGGCGCCCTCCTACCGGCGCATCGGTCTGGAGCGGTTGCGTGACTCCGCCCGGCCGAACGGCGGCGAGGTCCCCGACATCCCCGGCAGCGGGATGGACCGACGGCTCGGCATCGTCGCCGGGGACGGGTTCGCCTTCGTCAGCCACGTCGGTGAGGTCTACCCGTCCGGCTTCCTCCCGGAGGCCGCCGGCAACGTCCGCGAGGGGTCCGTCGTCGACATCTACCGCGATTCGGAGCTGTTCCGGCGCCTGCGCGACCGCGATGCGCTCTCCGGGAAGTGCGGGGCCTGCGAGTTCCGCGGCGTCTGTGGGGGGAGCCGGTCCCGGGCGTACGCCCACACCGGCGACCCGCTCGCCAGCGACCCGCTCTGTGCCTACGTGCCCGAGGAGTACGACGGACCGCTGCCCGGTCCCGAACACGAGAGTGCCGATTTCGCCAGCGGAGATTGA
- a CDS encoding DUF2249 domain-containing protein, with protein MSTELDIRDLPPAERHDRIHETFTEIPSGEALTIINDHDPQPLFYEFQAEVEAFDADGYEVERRGVEEFVATLPKLPAEEVEG; from the coding sequence ATGAGCACCGAACTCGACATCCGCGACCTGCCGCCAGCCGAGCGCCACGACCGCATCCACGAGACGTTCACCGAAATCCCGTCGGGCGAGGCGTTGACCATCATCAACGACCACGACCCGCAACCGCTGTTCTACGAGTTCCAGGCCGAGGTCGAGGCGTTCGACGCGGACGGTTACGAGGTAGAGCGCCGCGGCGTCGAGGAGTTCGTCGCGACGCTCCCGAAGCTCCCGGCCGAGGAGGTGGAGGGATGA
- the trpB gene encoding tryptophan synthase subunit beta, which produces MADPGTFEGYGGRHVPEPLEEPLAELAGAFDQLKEDEAFQQEFEYLLEHFGGRPTPVFHAETLSERYDANIYFKHEDLLHGGAHKLNNTLGQALLAKRAGKERLIAETGAGQHGTATAMVGALLDLDTTVYMGRHDMQRQEMNVFRMRLMGADVEPVERGNEGLAEAVDAAMEDLVENTEETHYLVGSAVGPDPFPRMVRHFQSVIGREAREQVQELHGDLPDACVACVGGGSNAIGLFHAFKDDDVAFYGAEPAGKGLDSGHHSAPLSATEREEPQVFQGMKTHVIDEETENHSVSAGLDYPAVGPEHAALQELGRAEYHGITDDEAMAAFRELSESEGIIPALEPSHAIALACKLAEEDRHDTLLVNLCGRGDKDMQTAAEYFDLS; this is translated from the coding sequence ATGGCAGACCCAGGCACGTTCGAGGGGTACGGCGGTCGACACGTCCCGGAACCGCTGGAGGAGCCGCTCGCCGAACTCGCGGGCGCGTTCGACCAGCTGAAAGAGGACGAGGCGTTCCAGCAGGAGTTCGAGTACCTGCTGGAGCATTTCGGCGGGCGGCCGACACCCGTCTTCCACGCGGAGACGCTCAGCGAGCGCTACGACGCGAACATCTACTTCAAACACGAGGACCTGCTCCACGGTGGCGCGCACAAGCTCAACAACACGCTCGGGCAGGCCCTGCTCGCGAAGCGGGCGGGCAAGGAGCGACTCATCGCCGAGACCGGCGCCGGCCAGCACGGCACCGCGACGGCGATGGTCGGTGCCCTGCTGGACCTGGACACGACGGTCTACATGGGCCGGCACGACATGCAGCGCCAGGAGATGAACGTGTTCCGGATGCGGCTGATGGGCGCCGACGTCGAACCGGTCGAGCGCGGCAACGAGGGGCTCGCCGAGGCCGTCGACGCCGCGATGGAGGACCTCGTCGAGAACACCGAGGAGACCCACTACCTCGTCGGCAGTGCGGTCGGCCCGGACCCGTTCCCGCGGATGGTCCGACATTTCCAGTCGGTCATCGGCCGCGAGGCCCGCGAGCAGGTCCAGGAACTGCACGGTGACCTGCCGGACGCCTGCGTCGCCTGTGTCGGTGGCGGCTCGAACGCCATCGGTCTGTTCCACGCGTTCAAAGACGACGACGTGGCGTTCTACGGCGCCGAGCCGGCGGGCAAGGGCCTGGATTCGGGCCACCACTCCGCGCCGCTCTCGGCCACCGAGCGCGAGGAACCCCAGGTGTTCCAGGGGATGAAGACCCACGTCATCGACGAGGAGACGGAGAACCATTCCGTCTCCGCGGGGCTCGATTATCCGGCCGTCGGCCCCGAGCACGCCGCGCTCCAGGAACTCGGGCGCGCAGAGTACCACGGCATCACCGACGACGAGGCGATGGCCGCGTTCCGCGAACTCAGCGAGTCCGAGGGCATCATCCCCGCCCTGGAGCCGAGCCACGCCATCGCGCTGGCGTGCAAACTGGCCGAGGAGGACCGCCACGACACCCTGCTCGTGAACCTCTGTGGCCGCGGCGACAAGGACATGCAGACCGCCGCGGAGTATTTCGACCTGAGCTAG
- the trxA gene encoding thioredoxin, with protein sequence MSESDSDLSEARARKAEELRSRAESGVDSTPGRDEPVHVGGPDEFQSLLDEGSVVLVDFYADWCGPCKMLEPIVADLAAETDATVAKVDVDQQRQLATQYQVQGVPTMYLFADGEPVERMVGVKQKSELASLVEQYT encoded by the coding sequence ATGAGCGAATCAGACAGCGACCTGTCGGAGGCACGAGCACGGAAGGCCGAGGAACTGCGATCGCGGGCTGAATCGGGAGTCGACAGTACCCCCGGCCGCGACGAGCCGGTCCACGTCGGCGGCCCCGACGAGTTCCAGTCCCTCCTCGACGAGGGCAGTGTCGTCCTCGTCGACTTCTACGCAGACTGGTGTGGTCCGTGCAAGATGCTCGAACCTATCGTCGCGGACCTGGCCGCCGAGACGGACGCGACCGTCGCGAAGGTCGACGTGGACCAGCAGCGCCAGCTCGCCACCCAGTACCAGGTGCAGGGCGTCCCGACGATGTACCTGTTCGCCGACGGCGAGCCGGTCGAGCGCATGGTCGGCGTCAAGCAGAAGAGCGAACTGGCCTCGCTGGTCGAGCAGTACACCTGA